A genomic window from Candidatus Aquicultor sp. includes:
- a CDS encoding DUF998 domain-containing protein yields MKQETMIQARKESQAPTTVLKFLLVCGILSSLFYVATDILAAMRWEGYSYTNQAVSELSAIGAPTRPMIVPLFSVYNALVIAFSIGVWGAAGKKRSLCVAAIMLVVYAVVGQATLLFSPMHLRGSAMSATDVGHIVLTALEVLSIVLFIGFGSGVRGKGFRLYSIGTILVLMAAGAVVGAQAPQMTAQAASTPWAGILERVNIYSTMLWVLVLAVALLRAKKDYIPIEAGAQKGLPVRGLAR; encoded by the coding sequence GTGAAACAAGAAACAATGATACAAGCCAGAAAAGAATCGCAAGCACCTACGACGGTACTAAAGTTCCTTCTCGTCTGCGGCATCCTCTCTTCGCTGTTTTATGTCGCTACCGACATACTCGCGGCAATGCGATGGGAGGGCTACAGCTACACCAATCAAGCCGTAAGCGAGCTCAGCGCCATCGGAGCTCCGACACGACCGATGATAGTTCCTCTCTTCAGCGTGTACAACGCACTCGTGATTGCGTTCAGCATAGGCGTATGGGGAGCGGCTGGCAAGAAGCGCTCTCTGTGTGTCGCGGCGATCATGCTGGTCGTGTACGCGGTCGTCGGTCAAGCGACGCTACTGTTCTCGCCGATGCACCTTCGCGGATCCGCGATGTCGGCCACCGATGTCGGCCACATCGTCCTCACCGCTTTGGAGGTTCTCTCGATAGTGCTGTTCATCGGGTTCGGGTCCGGTGTACGTGGGAAGGGTTTCCGTCTCTATTCGATCGGGACGATCCTGGTACTCATGGCTGCCGGGGCCGTGGTGGGTGCGCAGGCTCCGCAGATGACAGCGCAGGCTGCTTCGACGCCGTGGGCGGGAATCCTCGAGCGCGTGAACATCTACAGCACCATGCTATGGGTGCTCGTGCTGGCCGTTGCTCTGTTAAGAGCTAAGAAAGACTACATCCCAATCGAAGCCGGCGCCCAGAAAGGTTTGCCGGTGAGGGGGCTGGCCCGATGA